The Penaeus monodon isolate SGIC_2016 chromosome 5, NSTDA_Pmon_1, whole genome shotgun sequence genome window below encodes:
- the LOC119573499 gene encoding uncharacterized protein LOC119573499, with amino-acid sequence MTSLSELMKFGKELGLTGENLQEFVREEQSKERERFELEREERAKEREARKVELQMETRMKELELERLRLRVQSDESETYEVKADVFKPALPKLPVFNEANDSIDAYILRFERLATSAGWNRDVWAVSLASLLQGKALETYQHLSPVEARDFERVKEALLRCFQCTAEGYRLRFRNSKFHKNETASQFANRLKNNLTRWVELAGCEQTYVDVFDLMLTEQFLNTCDKSMVLFLKEHDFKTFNEMIKFAELYMEAHVNYGRKDREGHERNATGHGSESASSSSTSGVNRGEERMKGGARACFVCGRGNHLAKDCYNRFGGSKYKDCKIIKSNVEKAAMANHGDKLMIARGKVEGVRVDVFRDPGCTTVLVKDSLVPRSKFTGSMVDIRMANNMVFKYPEAFIYVDTPFFTGNSLAACLPDPIYELVIGAIEGSTDGGMNVQVSAVTTRLQKKEEEKCVRGQSKLKVRDVLKNLRNKDIGKLQREDKTLDKIREHAESKKVFSGKSEGESHSFVVKRGALYRRVQKVQQVTEQLVVPESFRDAVIGLAHDSLMGGHLGIKKTTARIQATFLAGMCVEIARYCRSCDVCQRTVDKGRVSRVKMGRVPLIQEPFQRVAVDIVGPIEPRANDGSRYILTIVDYATRYPEAIALKNIDTCTVAEALLSVFSRVGIPKEVTSDRGSQFTSDMMKEFNRLLSISSLTTTPYHAMSNGLVERFNGVLKKMLKRMCQEQPKMWPRFIDPLLFSYREVPQASTKFSPFELVYGHSVRGPLALLRELWEGDREAIEDDTRTTYEYVINLRERLQETCKLAQEELEKAGDSYQYYYDKHAREREVNVGGKMLLLLPTSHNKLLLQWQGPFEVVKKANRYNYVLDVNGTERKYHINMIKRYHERFVKEGDSKRSKDVERSNATCDVHVMRGVIGGKSNVDESSEQENEDDSVLACVAVVSEDHDEGGELITVPSYVQEEDASNVRVNEELSAEQKRDVANALSKFSAVFTDVPGRTDVIAHTINLTSNRPVNTKQYPIPYALQRNIDAEVSRMLELGVIEPSTSPYSNPLIAVKKKDGSDRVCLDSRKINKLTVFDSEPMPDQDLIMTRISGSKYFTKIDLSRGYWQIPIDEQSKPITAFQTSKGLMQFKVVPFGLVNTSATFNRMMRKLFNDAANVEMFVDDLLIHTKGWEEHIKTLIKVLNILANASLTARPSKTEIGYFTIEYLGSDVGGGVTQTTANKVNKIMDMAIPRTKKQIRSFLGLTGYYRQYIPDYATIAAPLYELIKKSQPNNVRWEICHQDAFEKLKEALSTHPILKLPDMSKDFVLQVDASEVGLGAVLMQYKDGKRWPVLYASKKLKRAERNYSVIEKECLAVVWAVSKFYQYLYGKAFVIESDHQPLKYLNTANHLNGRLMRWSMYMQQFIYTVKNISGRENVGADCLSRL; translated from the coding sequence ATGACTTCGCTAAGTGAATTGATGAAGTTCGGAAAAGAACTAGGGTTAACGGGAGAAAACTTGCAAGAATTCGTAAGAGAAGAGCAAAGCAAAGAGCGTGAAAGGTTCGAATTAGAGCGtgaagaaagagcgaaggaaagagaagctagaAAAGTGGAATTGCAAATGGAAACTAGAATGAAAGAACTTGAACTAGAAAGACTAAGATTACGAGTGCAAAGTGACGAGAGTGAGACGTATGAAGTAAAAGCTGATGTTTTTAAACCAGCACTTCCGAAACTGCCTGTGTTCAATGAGGCTAATGACAGTATAGACGCGTATATACTCCGGTTCGAAAGACTAGCAACAAGCGCCGGATGGAACCGAGACGTTTGGGCGGTCAGCTTAGCCTCCTTGTTGCAAGGGAAAGCGCTCGAGACGTATCAGCATCTCTCGCCAGTGGAAGCGCGCGACTTCGAGCGAGTGAAAGAAGCGCTGCTCAGGTGTTTCCAATGCACGGCCGAGGGCTATAGGCTAAGATTCCGTAATTCGAAATTCCATAAAAATGAAACCGCTTCGCAATTTGCCAACAGACTAAAGAACAATTTAACAAGATGGGTCGAACTTGCAGGTTGTGAACAAACCTATGTTGATGTATTTGATCTTATGCTCACTGAACAATTCTTGAATACGTGCGATAAAAGCATGGTGCTATTCTTAAAGGAGcatgattttaaaacatttaatgagatgataaaatttGCAGAATTGTATATGGAAGCGCATGTAAATTATggtaggaaagatagagagggtcATGAGAGGAACGCGACAGGTCATGGAAGTGAGAGTGCAAGTAGCAGCTCTACGTCAGGAGTGAATAGGGGcgaggaaaggatgaaaggcggaGCGCGTGCTTGTTTCGTGTGTGGACGAGGTAATCACCTTGCCAAGGATTGCTATAACAGGTTCGGAGGATCAAAGTACAAAGATTGTAAGATAATCAAATCGaatgttgaaaaagcggcaatggCTAATCATGGTGATAAGTTGATGATTGCAAGAGGTAAAGTGGAAGGTGTGAGAGTTGACGTGTTTCGTGATCCTGGATGTACGACAGTGCTAGTGAAAGATAGTTTGGTGCCTAGAAGCAAGTTCACGGGTAGTATGGTTGACATAAGGATGGCCAATAATATGGTGTTTAAGTATCCAGAGGCTTTTATCTATGTCGATACTCCGTTCTTTACTGGTAATTCATTAGCTGCTTGTCTGCCAGATCCTATATATGAGTTGGTGATCGGGGCGATTGAGGGATCGACTGATGGAGGAATGAATGTGCAGGTGAGTGCGGTGACGACAAGAttgcagaagaaagaggaagaaaagtgtgTTCGAGGTCAGTCAAAACTTAAAGTAAgagatgttttaaaaaatctacgAAACAAAGACATAGGTAAACTGCAAAGGGAAgataaaactcttgataaaattcGTGAGCATGCAGAGTCTAAGAAAGTATTCAGTGGTAAGTCCGAGGGTGAGTCGCACAGTTTCGTGGTGAAGCGCGGCGCGTTATACCGGCGCGTTCAAAAGGTGCAGCAGGTGACTGAGCAGTTGGTGGTGCCGGAGTCGTTTCGGGACGCGGTGATCGGGCTGGCCCACGACTCTCTCATGGGAGGGCATCTCGGGATAAAAAAGACCACAGCGCGGATTCAAGCAACTTTTCTGGCGGGAATGTGCGTAGAGATAGCACGGTATTGCAGGTCATGTGACGTATGTCAACGCACGGTCGACAAGGGACGTGTCAGCAGAGTCAAGATGGGGAGAGTGCCGCTTATTCAGGAGCCTTTTCAACGAGTCGCCGTGGATATAGTAGGTCCGATAGAGCCTCGGGCGAATGATGGATCGCGGTATATTCTTACAATTGTTGATTACGCGACGCGTTACCCGGAAGCGATCGCTTTGAAAAATATTGACACGTGCACAGTTGCAGAAGCTTTACTTTCGGTTTTCAGTCGTGTTGGTATCCCGAAAGAAGTAACGTCGGACAGGGGTAGCCAGTTTACATCAGATATGATGAAGGAATTTAATCGTTTGCTGTCTATAAGCAGTCTAACAACCACACCGTACCATGCGATGAGTAATGGTCTGGTTGAAAGGTTCAATGGCGTTTTAAAAAAGATGTTGAAGCGTATGTGCCAAGAGCAACCGAAAATGTGGCCACGATTTATAGATCCGCTTCTATTTTCGTATCGCGAAGTTCCGCAAGCAAGCACGAAGTTTTCACCGTTTGAACTTGTCTACGGCCATTCAGTGCGCGGGCCACTCGCCTTGTTACGCGAGCTGTGGGAGGGCGATCGAGAGGCAATCGAGGACGACACGCGGACCACATACGAGTACGTGATTAATCTGAGGGAAAGGTTGCAAGAGACGTGTAAATTAGCGCAGGAGGAATTGGAAAAAGCTGGAGATAGTTACCAGTACTATTATGACAAGCATGCGCGCGAGAGGGAGGTGAATGTCGGAGGTAAAATGTTACTCCTACTTCCCACTAGTCATAATAAACTCCTTTTGCAGTGGCAAGGACCATTCGAGGTCGTTAAGAAGGCCAACAGATATAACTACGTGTTGGATGTAAATGGTACAGAACGTAAGTACCATATCAACATGATCAAGCGTTATCATGAGCGGTTCGTCAAAGAAGGCGACAGTAAGCGTAGTAAAGATGTGGAACGCAGCAATGCAACATGTGATGTTCATGTAATGCGTGGCGTAATCGGTGGTAAGAGTAACGTTGATGAGAGTAGTGAACAAGAGAATGAAGATGATTCAGTCCTTGCTTGTGTGGCAGTAGTTAGCGAAGATCACGACGAGGGTGGCGAATTAATTACAGTCCCAAGCTATGTACAGGAGGAAGACGCGAGTAACGTAAGAGTAAATGAGGAATTGAGCGCGGAACAGAAGCGCGATGTGGCGAACGCGTTGTCGAAGTTTAGTGCGGTATTCACGGATGTCCCGGGAAGAACGGATGTCATTGCGCACACAATTAATTTGACTAGTAATAGACCTGTAAATACTAAACAATATCCTATTCCTTATGCACTGCAACGGAATATCGACGCTGAAGTAAGTCGGATGCTCGAGCTAGGCGTAATAGAGCCTTCAACCTCGCCTTACTCGAACCCGCTAATTGCAGTAAAGAAAAAGGATGGGAGTGATCGCGTTTGTTTAGACAGTCGCAAGATAAATAAACTGACAGTATTTGACTCGGAACCCATGCCAGATCAGGATTTGATAATGACTCGTATTAGCGGTAGTAAATATTTCACAAAGATCGATCTTTCCCGCGGGTATTGGCAAATCCCCATAGATGAACAAAGTAAGCCTATCACCGCATTCCAGACGAGCAAAGGATTGATGCAGTTTAAAGTTGTACCTTTCGGGTTAGTTAATACAAGCGCGACGTTCAACCGCATGATGAGGAAATTGTTTAACGATGCCGCTAACGTAGAGATGTTCGTCGATGATTTGTTAATTCACACGAAAGGATGGGAGGAACACATTAAAACTTTGATAAAAGTTCTTAACATTCTGGCAAATGCATCGCTCACTGCTCGCCCGTCGAAAACTGAGATTGGGTATTTTACTATAGAGTACTTAGGAAGCGATGTGGGGGGTGGAGTGACGCAAACAACCGCGAATAAGGTAAACAAGATAATGGATATGGCTATTCCGAGAACTAAAAAGCAAATCAGATCTTTTCTTGGTTTGACAGGGTATTACCGACAATATATACCAGACTATGCCACAATTGCCGCGCCTCTTTATGAACTAATTAAAAAATCTCAGCCTAATAACGTAAGATGGGAAATTTGTCACCAAGATGCGTTTGAAAAGCTGAAAGAGGCATTAAGCACTCATCCTATTCTTAAACTCCCTGACATGTCTAAGGACTTTGTGTTGCAAGTTGACGCTTCAGAAGTGGGATTAGGTGCGGTGCTCATGCAATATAAGGATGGGAAGCGTTGGCCGGTACTTTACGCAAGTAAGAAATTAAAGCGAGCCGAGAGAAATTATTCGGTAATCGAGAAAGAGTGTTTAGCGGTAGTATGGGCCGTAAGTAAATTTTATCAGTATTTGTACGGTAAAGCTTTCGTGATAGAATCGGATCATCAGCCTCTGAAATATCTAAACACGGCGAATCACTTAAATGGAAGGTTGATGCGATGGTCTATGTACATGCAGCAATTCATTTACACCGTAAAGAACATTTCGGGTCGCGAGAACGTAGGTGCAGATTGTTTGAGCAGACTTTAA
- the LOC119573500 gene encoding uncharacterized protein LOC119573500 has product MHVAAWQGHWGALEALAASGADVDPIDDAGNTPLHDAASSRQLLAVGVLTGLGVSTRQKNKGGETPQDLLGKPSADELLSMVMTAGNQIDTDQGWAPWRSIVLRLRPWRKGGRCRLVLIFPKVPVMCVDAEHSKKCKNGKTEIMLCRDKFEEQQKEMKRKYDSKEAEAANLQKKIGKINKERKKEIKLLQDKLEEQQKEMKKYDSKEAEAANLQKENTELKKDLHEKEKEIKLIQVCVRDTERERRE; this is encoded by the exons ATGCACGTGGCAGCCTGGCAGGGTCACTGGGGGGCGCTGGAAGCTCTTGCGGCGAGCGGGGCCGACGTGGACCCCATCGACGATGCGGGCAACACGCCTCTCCACGACGCAGCTTCAAGCCGACAGCTTCTCGCGGTGGGCGTCCTGACTGGTCTCGGGGTATCCACCAGGCAGAAGAATAAGGGCGGGGAGACCCCTCAGGACCTGTTGGGGAAACCTTCCGCTGATGAACTCCTCTCCATGGTAATGACAGCCGGCAATCAGATTGATACGGACCAGGGTTGGGCACCATG GCGAAGCATTGTGCTACGTCTGCGGCCGTGGCGAAAAGGAGGGAGATGCAGGTTAGTTCTTATTTTCCCCAAAGTTCCAGTTATGTGTGTAGATGCGGAGCACTCGAAGAAATGCAAGAATGGAAAAACTGAAATCATGTTGTGTAGA GACAAATTCGAGGAGCagcagaaggagatgaagagaaagtacGACTCGAAGGAGGCGGAGGCAGCCAACCTGCAGAAGAAAATCGGAAAGAtcaataaggaaaggaaaaaagaaatcaaattacTGCAG GACAAACTCGAGGAGCagcagaaggagatgaagaagtatGACTCGAAGGAGGCGGAGGCAGCCAACCTGCAGAAAGAAAACACAGAGCTCAAGAAGGACCTtcacgaaaaggaaaaggaaatcaaattaATCCAGGTATGTgtaagagacacagagagggaaagaagagaatga